A single genomic interval of Halobacillus halophilus DSM 2266 harbors:
- a CDS encoding sensor histidine kinase has protein sequence MIRKFLLEKISWIGFFLILQLLALLLAYVDTNLSLSSMYYYTFLSSLLFLIFLFIRYQKETRFYREMNDRAVNLDVTTIPDAESPFEKIIETSVIDQMEQLKKESSHNHSLLEQEKDDMLAWIHEVKTPLTSMHLIFDRISDQKTRSQLTYEWLRIHLLLDQQLHKKRMPFIENDLYMEEIQLEPLIFSELKTLQSWCIQKGIGFDIDLEVASVLSDSKWLAFMLRQLLTNGVKYSEASEIMVRSFEENGQTRLAVTDTGRGIDARDLPRIFDKGFTSTMAHHDHGATGMGLYLTHKAADSLNINIEVDSKLGEGTTFTLIFPKRNDFVEIRDL, from the coding sequence TCTTTCTTATCCTTCAGCTTCTCGCCCTGCTCCTCGCCTATGTAGATACGAATCTATCCCTAAGCTCGATGTATTATTACACGTTTTTATCGTCGCTCCTCTTTCTGATTTTTTTATTTATCCGGTACCAGAAGGAAACCCGATTTTACAGAGAGATGAACGACCGAGCAGTCAATCTCGATGTGACCACGATTCCCGATGCAGAAAGCCCGTTTGAAAAGATCATCGAGACGAGCGTGATCGACCAAATGGAACAGTTAAAAAAGGAATCCTCCCACAATCATTCGCTGTTAGAGCAGGAAAAAGACGACATGCTTGCCTGGATTCATGAAGTCAAAACCCCGCTCACGTCGATGCATTTGATTTTTGACCGCATCAGCGACCAGAAAACACGATCCCAGCTCACCTACGAATGGCTGCGAATTCACTTGTTGCTCGATCAGCAGTTACATAAAAAGCGAATGCCTTTTATCGAAAATGATTTATACATGGAAGAAATTCAACTGGAGCCGCTGATTTTCTCAGAATTGAAGACCCTGCAGTCGTGGTGTATTCAAAAAGGGATCGGCTTTGATATCGATTTGGAAGTGGCGTCTGTACTATCCGACAGCAAGTGGCTCGCCTTTATGCTCCGGCAGCTCCTCACCAATGGGGTTAAATACAGCGAAGCCTCTGAAATTATGGTACGCAGCTTCGAAGAAAATGGACAAACCAGGCTGGCTGTAACCGATACAGGACGCGGAATTGACGCAAGAGATCTGCCGAGGATTTTTGATAAAGGCTTTACGTCGACAATGGCTCACCACGATCATGGCGCCACAGGAATGGGGCTGTACTTAACTCACAAAGCTGCCGACTCCCTGAACATTAACATAGAGGTCGATTCTAAACTTGGAGAGGGCACGACGTTTACGCTGATATTTCCTAAGCGGAATGATTTTGTGGAAATCCGAGATCTATAG
- a CDS encoding ABC transporter ATP-binding protein has translation MNILEGYKIHKSYGNKFTKQHVLMGIDMSIEKGEFVSIMGASGSGKTTLLNVLSSIDRVSHGTITINGEEITGRKDKQLAEFRKHHLGFIFQEYNLLDTLTVKENILLPLSIAKVSKKEANRKFDAVAEELGITDVQDKYPNEISGGQKQRTSAARAFIHEPSIIFADEPTGALDSKSASDLLNKLSDLNEKRDSTIAMVTHDPVAASYSRRVIFIKDGQIYTQLRKGDQTRNAFLKDIMKTQGVLGGVQYEH, from the coding sequence ATGAACATTTTAGAAGGATACAAAATTCACAAAAGCTACGGCAACAAGTTTACGAAACAGCATGTGCTGATGGGAATTGATATGAGTATAGAAAAAGGGGAATTTGTCAGCATTATGGGCGCGTCCGGTTCCGGCAAAACGACCTTGCTGAACGTCCTCTCTTCCATCGATCGTGTGAGTCACGGGACCATTACGATCAACGGAGAGGAAATTACCGGCCGCAAAGACAAACAGCTGGCGGAATTCAGAAAGCATCATCTCGGCTTTATTTTTCAAGAATACAACTTGCTCGATACCCTAACGGTGAAAGAAAATATTCTCCTGCCGTTATCGATCGCTAAAGTTTCAAAAAAAGAAGCGAACCGGAAATTCGATGCGGTAGCGGAAGAGCTGGGGATTACGGATGTCCAGGATAAATACCCAAACGAAATTTCCGGAGGTCAGAAACAGCGTACGTCTGCGGCACGCGCCTTTATCCACGAACCAAGTATTATTTTTGCGGATGAACCGACCGGAGCGCTGGATTCTAAATCCGCTTCTGACCTTCTCAATAAACTCAGTGATTTAAATGAAAAGAGAGATTCCACGATTGCGATGGTTACCCACGACCCGGTCGCCGCCAGCTACTCAAGACGCGTCATTTTTATTAAAGACGGGCAGATTTATACGCAATTACGAAAAGGCGACCAGACGCGGAACGCTTTTTTGAAAGACATTATGAAAACACAGGGCGTGCTTGGCGGGGTGCAGTATGAACATTAA